The sequence below is a genomic window from Methanobrevibacter sp..
TTTCCAGTTGTTTCAAAATCTGTGGTGTCGTTGACTGTTAGTGTTATCTGTGTGCTGTAGGGTATGAAACTTGACAATGTGTCTTCATTATTGTTTTGTGTTAATATTTCTTGTTGGGGTGTTTGGTTGTTTATGTTTTGGGATAATAAATTGTTTTCTGGAGAATTTTGAGTATTTTCAGTTATGTTTATTACATTGTCATTGTTTAGTTCTAATTCAACAGTGTTGTTTTCTGTTGCATTAATGCAAGTTATATTTAATATTATGAATAAAATTATAAGGATAAGTAAGTATTTTTTCAATTTCATTTTTATTTTTCTCCATCATGTTTTCAGCAGAAACATATTAAATTTCAACATGTTTTTATCATAAGTTAAGATAATTTTATATATGTTTTACTATATATAACATTTCATTAGATAGATTATCAGTTGTAGTTGATTTTTTGTAATCGATTACAGGATGGTTTATTTGATTATAATTATATTATCTGGTGTATAATTAGATATTTACATCGGATTCACCCTTCAGAAAATTAAATGGTGGGAAAATGAATATGAATAAGAAGTTAAATATATTCTTAATTTTCATCGTGCTTTTAGTGGGAATTTCTTGTGTTTCTGCTGAAGACATGGATGATATAGGTGAATTATCAACTGGTGATACAGCAGATGAAATTATATCTGTTGATGAATCATTAGATGATAATATTGGTATGGATGAAAGTGATGCACAGGTTAGGTTAGGAAATCCAACACCAGTTAATAGTTGGTCTGATTTGGCTGGTGCAGTTAGTGGAAGTAGTGGTCCTGATGTTGTTAGTATTGAGTCTAATTTGACTCCTGGCAGTCAAATCACTATTAATCATGATGTAACAATTGTAGGTTCTGCTGATACTTATATTGGCGGAAGTAGTTCAAGTAATGCGGTAAGTTATAGTGATATTCTCTTTTTATCAACAACAAATGGATTATCAATAACTTTAAAAAATATTAAATTCCAGAACTGTGGTGGAAACACTCTTATGAAATTTGCTGGAAATGGAAATTATATTATTGATAACTGTACTTTCGAAAATATAACTGCAACTTCAACAAAACAGGTTGTAGTTCATTTAAACTATGGTTATTGTGAAATTATTAATTCTACTTTTGAAAAATGTAGCACAAGTTATGGTACCTTAAGTAACTATCATGAAACTAATGTCAATAATGTTCATATGGTTGTTAGGAACAGTACCTTTAAAAATAATTATGCAAATGTTGAACCGGGTGTAATTAATAACTGTGGTCATTTGACTGTTTATGATTCTACATTTGAAGATAATTCTGCTGCAATGTGGGCAGGTGCAATACACACTCACACAAATGCTAATACTACTGTTATCCGTTCTGTTTTTAAAGATAATCTCGCAGGATGGAATGGCGGTGCATTATGTACCTACAGTTATTTAAGAGTTGTTAATTCTACTTTTGTTGGCAATAAAGCAACAACAAACAGAGGTGGAGGTGCTATTTTTGGATTCTATCAGGGTAGTGCTCCGTATATTATTGTAGAAAATTGTGATTTCATTAATAACACTGGCATTTCCGGTAATGGTGGAGCTATTATTATAATGTCTGGTACTTTGGTTGTAGATGATTCCAGATTTGAAAATAACAGAGCAAATGCTACTAATGGTGGTGCTATTGCTAGTGGTTCTTCAACAACAACTATTAATAATTGTAATTTTACCAATAATTATGCTAATGGTAAAGGAGGAGCTATTTTTGCAGGTAGTGCTGGTCATTTAAATGTTTATAATTGTCAATTTGTTAATAATACTGCAAGTGAAGGTAATGATATAGCATATCACTACACTACTAAAAGAACAAATAAAGCATTTTTAGCATATGATTATAATGAATTTTGGGGAGAAGATAATTCTTCTGGTTCAATTTATGCTTATAATCAAGATTATTTAAGTGTTGATAATGGAACTCATAATATTTTCCATGACATTAGCGAATATGTTAATCCCGGTGAAGAAAATGAAACCGGTGTTATTGCCATTCCTGATGAAGTAGCTTTAGGTGTAGTGGATTGGAATATCTCTTTTGATGCAGAAGATATTTTAACTGGCGCTCCCGTTATTGTAGGAGATTATATTTTGATTCCTGCTAATCATACTTTGTACTGTTATTATACTAATGGTACTTATGTTTGGGATGTATTTGAGGGAGTAGCTGGTTGTTTCTGTGGTTTAATTGTTGAAGATGGTGTTGTTTATGCTCCTTGTGAAGGAGATAAATTATACATTCTTGATTTATATACTGGTGATTCATTAACCAATGCATCAATTCTTGAAGGATCTAGTTTTTATGCTCCTGTGATGTATAATAATACTCTTTATATTTGTAGTGAAAATGGATATGGTGCCGATTCTAACTTATGGATTACCATGGTTAAATATGAAAATGGGGATTATGTCTATTATAATAGTATTTTAGAAATTAATGGTGTGCCTATTTATTCTCAAACAATGTTGTCTGAACCTATTATTTATGGTAATTGCCTTTATGTAAATACTGTTAATGGTTTGGTTCGTTATAATTTACTTACTAATACTATGACAAGTATTGCTGATACTATCGGCAATCCTGTAATTGACAGTAATGGTAATATTTGTGTTTTAAGAAACATTAGTGGATCTACATATCTCTGTTTATTAGATTCCAGTTTAAATGTCGTTGATTCTGAGTTACTAGGTGGAAATTGTAATAAACTAGTAAGTGATGGTGCTGGAAGTGTTTACACAGTAGATACTAATGGCCATATCTATCTTGCTAGTTATAGTGGTTCTTCATTATCTTGTGAAGTTACTACTTTCAATATTAACTCAGTTTCTTCAGCAATGTGCTGCGATGAAGATTATCTTTATCTTGGCGACGATGCCGGAATTTTATGGGTATTTGATTTAATGTCTTTTGATATTGATAGTCTAGAAGGTAGTTTGTGTTATGCATTTAATGCCACATCTTCTATTGTTGGAGACATTTTAGTGGATAATTCAGGCGTTGTTTATATTGGAAATAGTAATGGTGATTTTTACGCTATACAAGAGGAAACCTAACTTATGATTGGTAGGAATTTTGATGGGGATAATATTGGAGATTAAAGGGACTTTTTTAATATAATGTATACTCTTAAATTAAATTATTTTTTTAATCTCTATTTTTTAATTTTTTATCCTCATTATTTTTTTCAGAAGGTTTTACAATGAAATTAAAATATATTTTTTCATTTACAATAATTCTTATTACATTATTAAGTATGAATTTCATTTTTGCAGGGGAAGTTAATGAAAATATTACTTTGGAAATAAATGATGATGGAGATTCCATTATTTCCGATAATTATTTAAATGAAGATTTAAGTCAAAAAACTACTGATAATGACCCTGATAGTAAGTTAGGTAACTTTGAAGATGGTTTAACACATGTTTATGTGTCTCCTATAGGAAATGGAAATGGTTCTTCTCAAGACGCTCCTGCTGATTTTAAAACTACATTAAATTCAATTGGAGATAATAGTGTTGTACATATGATGGATGGGAATTATACTTGGACTTGTGCCAATAAAAATGATGTAATTTCCATCAAATCTAAGAATAATATTACTATAATGGCTGAAAATTCTGGAAAAGTAATGATAAACTCAACATCAAATTATTTATCTAAAGAATTTAATTTAGACTCTTCCAATAATATTATTTTTAAAAATATTATATTTAAAGGTAGTTATAATGCTGACTATTTAATATATTTAAAAACTTGTAATAACATATCTATTGAAGGATGTAGTTTCATTGATTTTAAATATAAATCAGATGTATTGGCGTCATCTAAATCTTCATTGAATATTCGTGATTGTTATTTTTCAAATTGTTCAGTTGGTACTAATGGGATTATATTACAATCAAATGGGGAAATTTTAATATATAATTGTACTTTTGATAATGTTTCCAAACAAATAATTAAAGTTTTAAAACAATCAAATAATTTTTTCAAAGCTAATATTTCTTCTTGCATTTTCCGAGAGTTAAATGGTGATTCATTTATAGGTATTGCTGGAAACCCTACAGTTTTTGAGAATAATACTGTTCAGTCTAGTTATAATTTTGAATTAAAAGTTACTGGTGTGGGCATTATCAATTCTTCAACTACAATTACAGTTTTAGATAATACTCAGTTATCTGCAACAAGTGGTGATGTTATTAATATTACTGCGGTTTTAGTTGATGATATGGGCAATTATATTAATATTCCTAAACTAGACTTTAGCATTGATGGTGTAACTTATAGTGCTACTTATAAGGATGGTGTTTATTCTGTTGCGTATACTGTTCCTGAAGTTACCCAGCCTGAAGAGATTTCCTTTGACAGTACTCCTGAGTCCACTTATTTAGGCGATCTCACTGTCAAATATCAGCCACTATTTTTATTGGCTAAACCTGCTTTGAACATGACAATGAGTAATGTTTCAGACAGTGTTTATGGTGATAATGTTACAGTTAAAGTTAACATTTCCAATTTGGAATCTGGTAATCTTATTTATCAATTCATTAAGGATGATGTAGTTGTTAAGACTGTTACAGATTCATTCAGCAATAATATGTCTACTGTAAGTGTTAATGATTTGCCTGCTGGTGATTATACTGTTGCTATCAAATATGCTGAGGATGATAATTTCGGAGCAACAACCATAACTAAGACTTTCACTGTCAGCAAGGCCAATTCAACAGTACAAATCCTAATTGACCCAACCATTCCGGTGGGGGATAATATTACTGTTCAGGCAATTGTGCCTGCAAATGCTGGTGGTAATGTTACTTTCAGATTAAACACAGACAATAAAACAGTTAATGTTACTGATAAGGCAGTCTTTGACTCTTTGGCTAATGGAACATACATTATTTATGCAGTATATAATGGTGATGACAACTATAATCCTAGTGAAGAGTCCAATATAACATTTGAGGTTGTTAAAGTCAATCCGACAATAAGCATTGAATACTCAACACCTGTGATTAATGAAAACGTTACCGTTACAGTTACAATGAACGAAGACATTAACGGAGACGTTAATGTAACCATTAACAAACTTGATCCGGTAGTTGAACATGTTGTTAACGGTACTTTGGTATTCAACATCACCAATGTTCCTTACGGTCCTCAAAACATTACCGTAGGCTTTACCGGTAATGACAAATACAACGCTGGTGAAAAGAATGCTTCATTCTTTGTAAACAAGCTGGATCTCGATTTAAGCATTAGCGCTGATGAAATCACTTATGGTGATCCTCTAGTTGTTATTGTTAATGCAAATGAAAAATTCACTGGAGAAGTAATTGTTAAAATAGGCACCCTCAACCAAACTGTTAATGTAGTAAACGGTAAAGGTAATGCCACATTTAACAATTTAACTGCTGATGATTACTTCATCAATGCCACTTTCACTGGTGATGAAACTTTCAATGCAGACAGTGCAAACACAACTGCAACAGTTAAAGGTGTTGAAGTTCCAGCAACTCAAGCTTTCACTACCAATGTTCCGGCAAACACAAAATCACCTACCTTCAGTATCAAATTAGAAAAAGATGCTACAGGTACTTTCACAGTCAATATTGACAATGGTAAGATTGTTAAGACTGCTGAGTTGAAAGATGGTGCTGCAAGCATTACTGTTGTTGATTTGACTGCTGGTGATCACAAGATTAGCATTAGCTATTCAGGTGACGGCAAGTATGCTCCAATCACCCAAAACACTACTTTAAACATCAAAGAACCGGTCAAACCAACTCCTAAGGTTACTAAAAAGGCTACCAAGATTGTTGCTAAAAAGAAAACTTTCAAAGCCAAAAAGAAAACCAAAAAGTACA
It includes:
- a CDS encoding Ig-like domain repeat protein translates to MKLKYIFSFTIILITLLSMNFIFAGEVNENITLEINDDGDSIISDNYLNEDLSQKTTDNDPDSKLGNFEDGLTHVYVSPIGNGNGSSQDAPADFKTTLNSIGDNSVVHMMDGNYTWTCANKNDVISIKSKNNITIMAENSGKVMINSTSNYLSKEFNLDSSNNIIFKNIIFKGSYNADYLIYLKTCNNISIEGCSFIDFKYKSDVLASSKSSLNIRDCYFSNCSVGTNGIILQSNGEILIYNCTFDNVSKQIIKVLKQSNNFFKANISSCIFRELNGDSFIGIAGNPTVFENNTVQSSYNFELKVTGVGIINSSTTITVLDNTQLSATSGDVINITAVLVDDMGNYINIPKLDFSIDGVTYSATYKDGVYSVAYTVPEVTQPEEISFDSTPESTYLGDLTVKYQPLFLLAKPALNMTMSNVSDSVYGDNVTVKVNISNLESGNLIYQFIKDDVVVKTVTDSFSNNMSTVSVNDLPAGDYTVAIKYAEDDNFGATTITKTFTVSKANSTVQILIDPTIPVGDNITVQAIVPANAGGNVTFRLNTDNKTVNVTDKAVFDSLANGTYIIYAVYNGDDNYNPSEESNITFEVVKVNPTISIEYSTPVINENVTVTVTMNEDINGDVNVTINKLDPVVEHVVNGTLVFNITNVPYGPQNITVGFTGNDKYNAGEKNASFFVNKLDLDLSISADEITYGDPLVVIVNANEKFTGEVIVKIGTLNQTVNVVNGKGNATFNNLTADDYFINATFTGDETFNADSANTTATVKGVEVPATQAFTTNVPANTKSPTFSIKLEKDATGTFTVNIDNGKIVKTAELKDGAASITVVDLTAGDHKISISYSGDGKYAPITQNTTLNIKEPVKPTPKVTKKATKIVAKKKTFKAKKKTKKYTITLKSGKKAISKVKVTIKVGKKTYTAKTNKKGKATFNLKKLTKKGKYTAVIKFKGNKNYKATSKKVKITVKK